From the genome of Amylibacter sp. IMCC11727:
AGGTCCAGTTACCCTGAACCGAACGTAGGATTTTCTGGCAGAAGAACACCATCGACAGGGTCTTGCCGCTGCCCTGCGTGTGCCAGAAGACACCCAGTCGCCCGGCTTCGCCCTCGGGCCTGTCCTTGGCGTTGATCACTTCGGTGATCGCACGGTTGACCCCGAGGTATTGGTGGTTCTTGGCCAGCTTCTTGACCAGCCCGGCCTTTTCCTCCTCGTAGACGATGAAGTTCTCAACCAGATCGAGCAGCCGTTCTTTGTCGCACAAGCCCCTGATGGCTGTCTCGAGCGAAACAACGCCCTCTTCGCCCTCGTCGTTGATCCGCTTCCACTCGTGGAAGAACTGCCAAGGGGAAAAAGTGCTGCCGACCTTGGTGTCCGCCCCGTTCGAGAGGATCACAAAAGCGTTCGGGGTGAAGATGTGGGGGATCGTGTCTCGGTAGTCGGTCAGGTTGTCATCATAGGCGTTCTTCACCGGGACACTGAACTTCTTCAGCTCGACAAGCACCAGTGGAATGCCATTGACGAAGCCGATGAGATCAGGCCGCCGCTTGTGCATCTCACCCTTCACCCAGAACTGCGAGGCGAGGAGGAAATCGTTTGCCTCGGGATCACGCCAGTCGATAATCTGCGCTGTTTCTGTGGTGGCATTGCCTCGGGCGTCGGTGACTGAGACCTTCACGCCATCACGTAGCAGCTTGTACAGCTCGTGGTTGGCGTTCTCCTGCACCATACGGGATCGGTCGCGGGTGATCTCGCCAGCAGCTTGGGTAATAGCACTGGCGGGTAGCTGAGGGTTCAACTTCTCCAAAGCCGACACAAGCCGGGCTTCGATGATCACTTGCTTCTCGCTTTCGCGCCCTTCAGTCGAACTGCCGCTGCCCCACTCATTGTAGAAGTTCACCGTTTCCCAACCCAGATCACCAAAGAGTTGGATCGCAGGCTGTTCGACAGCTGCGTCTTCTCCGTAGTCGTGGGCTGTGTCGGATGGGGTCATCGTGTATTCTAACCTTCGGGTTTGTACTCTTGGCGTTGGGCAATTTCCTGCTGAAGCGCCAGAGTTTGCCGTAGGCGTTCCAAGCCAGAGAAGCCGGGTGATTTCTCCTGCCAAATCAAGATTTCTTCATAGAGCTGCCATTTCGCATCCATCGCTTTCTCTATTCCGATTGATGTCGCAGTCGAAGAAAATCTGGATTCCACCCAATCTCCAAGTCGATCAACTTCTGCTACGAACGTGGAATCATTGTAGGGGTCGAGCCACGCTCTTTGTCGATCCAATGCGTCCAAAAGAAGATCGACTGTTTGGTATTCAATAGTACCAGAAGCGGTGCGGATCAGTTCAAGTACTTGTTCAAGGTCTTCTTCTGAAGTTGCGTGCCGTATGCTTTCGTAAGCAGAGACAGCCGAAAACGGAGGCTTTTGCTCGTTGGCCTGCTGGGACGTAACCGCCATTGGAAAGAGACTCGCAAACGAAAGGCAAAACGCCAGCAATGTCCTGTTCATTCGGCGGCCTCGATCGCTTCCTCGGCTTCGCTCACGTCGATCTCGCCAGAGACCAACTTGGGCAGCAGCAGATCGCGCTGTGCGCGGAGGTTGGCGTTTGTTCTGGCAAGTGCGGAAACCTGCGCGAACATCGGTTGAGCAATCTGCTCAAAGCGATCCAGCAAGACTGCAGGGGGCTTCGCTATCGGGAAGGACTTGACGCTCTCAGGACGAACTCGCTGACGGCCTTCCGATCCTGACATGCTCTTGATCGCCACATCGCGGAACGCGTGTGAACGGGCCAAGCAGTAGATCGCATGTTGAGCCAAGATCAGAGGACGTAGCACGATGAACTCGGTTGATCCAAAGGCAACAGGCCTCTCTTCATCTAGGAAGTTGACGAACCCGGTCTTACCGTTTTCCAGGCAAGGAGTGATCCGAGCGACAAGTGTGTCACCGTTCTGGAACTTCGTCCCGCTGTTGCCGTCGCGTTCCTCGATAGGCCCTATGGTCATGTTAGTTTCCGACAGCGAACCCATGGGGACAAAAGGCTTGAAGCCCTCGCGAGGAACTGTAGTTCTCGGGTTGACCAGTACGATTTCTTCCAGTCGAACGATGGGCCAACCAGCTGGGACCACACCAGCCTCACCCTCCTCAAACTCCACCTCCCCATGCCCCGGAAAGCGGAAGTGGACGAACCACTCCTCGTAGAGCCGCCGGGCCATTTCTTCGATGATCGCGATGCGGCGCGTGTTGCTCTCGATAAGGTCGTCATAGGCCGAGAGTATCGCTGCAATGCGCTGTTGGGTAGGAAGAGGCCAAACAGGGACTTCCGCCACTTTCAGGTGTTTCATGTGGCGCTGATAGCCGAAGTGTTCCAAGCCCAAGGACTGACAGGCAAAGTATAGGTAGCGGGTGTCGATGCCATCCTTGCCGCGAAAGACTTGGGTGCCGTCGGCACCTGCAGCGAAGGGGAATGGAACATACTTGAAGCGGCATGTGTGATCACCGAAGACGATCACAGGGTCGACGGACGGAAAACGCGTACCCGCGTCATTCGTGTAGCCACCTATCAAGCCCGCGCCTTGGTCTATAACAGGCAGTAGACCATTGGGCAGGTAGTCAGATTTCTGCACTTTGCTCGTGGGGCGTAGGATGACCACCAAGTCGGTGAACTGCATTCTTTCGGGGATACAGCTCAATGAGTAGCCTCCAATACGAGCGAGACGTTCTCGGCTACCTGCTCCTCCAGTGCCGCCGCTTCGACGTTCAACTGTGCGAGTTCCTCGTTCAACTCCTCGAACCGCTCGATGAAGTCCACATCCTCTTCACCACGCGCTGACGCTCCGACATAGCGTCCGGGGTTCAGGCTCCAGCCTTGCGCCTCGATCTCCGTTCTTGTCGCGATCTTGCAAATGCCGGGGACATCAACATAGCCCTCAGCCAGCCCATGCTCGGCCAACAGGTCGGAACTACCAGCCTCGGTCTCAATGTCTTCTCCCCTGTGAAGCCGCACGATGTTGGCAAGGAACTCGATCTGCTCGGGCAGGAAGTCGCGATGGGCGCGGTCGATTTGGTGGTAGAAGCTGCGGGCATCGAGGAACAGTACTGAGTTCTCCCGCTCGGTCCCGCGTTTACCCTTGTCGAAGAACCAAAGGGTGCAGGGCAGCGTGACAGTGTAGAACATGTTCGGCCCAACTGAGACGATGACATCCACATCTCCGGTTTCGATCAGCTTCTGCCGGATCAGCTGTTCGCTGTGCCGTGCGTCGCCAGCGGAGTTGGCCATCACGAAACCCGCTCGACCATTCTCGTCCAACGACGAGTGGAACAACTGTATCCAAAGGTAGTTCGCATTGTCGGTGCTGGGTACGCCGAAGGGAAAGCGCCAGTCACCTTCCAGCTCCTCCTTGCGGACGCCCGAGACGTTGAAGGGCGGATTGGCCATGACAAAGTCGAACCCACCGTCCTCGAAGGGCCTTGGGAACAGCTTCTTGATGTCATCGGAGTACGTGTTGGCCTCGCGCACGTCACCGGAGAGGCCATGGACGGCGAGGTTCATCTTGTTGAGGTTGACCGTCGTGCGGTCCTTTTCGACCCCGTAGATGCTGATCTCGCTGTTTGCCGTCTTGCCGTGGCGTTCCACGAAGTCCGCCGACATTGCGAACATGCCACCAGAGCCACAAGCCGGGTCGAGGATGCGACCATGGAACGGCTCGATGATCTCGACGATCAGCTTCACGATGCTCTCAGGCGTGTAGAAGACGCCGCCCTTTTGCCCTTCCTTCATGGCGAAGTTGCCGAGGAAGTACTCATAGACCTTGCCGAAGGCGTCCCCGGTCAGGTCGATGGGGGCAAGGAGACGGAGCAGTTCGACCAGCACCTCGTTGCCAAGGTCGGTGTAGGTCTGGGGCAATGCTCCGGCGAGGTCCGGGTTGTCCTCTTCGATAGCTTTCATCGCCTCGTTCACGGCCTTGCCGATGTTCGAGCCTTCAGGGAGAGACTGGAGATGGCTGAACCGAGCCTCAGGGCGCAGGAAGATCACACCCTCGGCGTCGTAGTCGGCCTTGCTGATCTTGCGACGGTTGCCTGAGCCGATGGGGCCGATCTTGGCTTCGGCCTCAGCGAACCGCTTCTCAGCATAGCGCAAGAAGATCAGGCCAAGGACGGGCGACGAGAACTCAGCAGGCTTGAGCCCGGTGTTCGCCCAAAGTTGATCTGCTGCGGACCATAACCGCTTCTCGACGTCCCCGTTGACCATAAAGTCACCCCGTTCTCAAAAATATCTCAACATCAGTATCCAGTCATTGGACAATCGGAAAGGGCATAAGTCGAGAGCCTGATCCAACGACAGTCAGTTTCTACCCATGCGGTCTTGGCCGATCTCCAGCACCACTTTAGCAATAAAGTTCCACCAATGCATCACCCGAAACTGTTTTCGGTCGCATTCAGCGTTCGTGGCAATCCAACCCGTATCAATTCCCCGAAAGGAACCGGCATGCATGACATCGCATCCATCTTCACCACCATCAAACTCGGCCCGCTTTCTGTCGCTGCAGCATGCTTCGACGGTCAGCTCCTGTTTCTAACCGAACATCTTCTGGACAGGCTGAAGTTCGACGGCTTGACCCTAGAGGCTGTCTTCTGCAGCGCCACCGCTTATGACAAGGCAGGCAAGAAACATGAAGTTGTCACCGAGGAAGGGCTTTATTTCCTGCTCCTTCAGTCCGACGCCAAGGAAGCCAGACCGTTTCAGAACTGGGTAAGCCAATGCGTTCTACCTGCCGTTCTGCTTGATCGGTTTTACCAAGTCGGTGAAGAGAAAAACGGCACACATTCACATGATGTGCTTGATCCCAAGGATGAATACGGGAATGTCCCAGAGGCATTTCATTCTTGGTTGGCGGAAGCCGTACTGCCCTCAATCCGCCGGTGTGGTAGGTTTTTCACCGACCTTGAGGAACTCTTCGACGATCAAGGCTTGTATCACCCAAGCCCTAAAGCCGTGAGCAAAGAGCTTGAACTTCTGGTCCTCCGTAGCGGTGTAGGCCGCAAGATCAGTCGGTTTCACCAGCAGCCGTCTAAACGCCGATTTGCTCGTGTGGCAAAGCAGTTCTCAGCCTTGAATGACCTGACCGATCCTGCCACCTGACCTCTAAGTTCCTCCATTGCAATAAGCCGTTGCCCCTGATGCTGCCTGCTTCGTTAGGTTGATTTCTGGCGACGGCTGAAGCGTCTTCAGCTTCGAACTCCCCCTCCAACAACGACATGATCAAGGACCAACTCATGGCTCAAGCATCTGCTTTGGCCACTGGGTCGACTTGTGCTTTGCGGCATGGGTCAGCCTCGGTGGTACAAACACCATTAAGACCTCTCTATAGCGATTGTACCAGCTACAGCTCAGGCGGCTTGGCTGACGCGTCGACCACCTCCCTGATGGACACATTGACCCGTCGTGGTGGGGGTCTGCTGCATCCGGATGTCGCTACAGCTCTGCGAGAACCTGTCGCTACGATGGCGGCTATGGCTGACGGGACAGCGCCACCCAGCTTCTTCCTCTCCAGTCTCGATCCCGGGGTTGGGAAGACCACGGCATTGATCCACTTCGTCCAGCACCTCCTGAGGTCTGAACATCACCGCGATGTGTCTATCCTGCTCTGCGTCTCGCGGCTTGATGAGATCGCCCGGCTTGTTGAGGAGATTGGTCTTGATGAGGCTGACTTTGCGGTCCTTACCCGGAACAACGAGGTCAATCAGCTGAGTTCCACGCAGCCCAGAGAGGCTCGTGTCTTGTTCACCACCCACGCCATGGTCATGAGCCGTTGCCATGGTCGTCGCTTCCAAGACGTTGAGGTCTTCCAGTACAGGGGTGACGTTCGTGCCGTTCGGGTTTGGGACGAGGCGATGCTGCCCATTGAGGTTGTGTCGCTCAGCACAGACCAGCTTGCGTCCTTGCGCGATCCACTGCGGCACACCCATCCTGCATTGGCCAAGCTAATCGAGGAGCTGGAACGTCAGCTTGTAGCCTCTCGTGGTCGCGGGACCCACACATGGCCTGACATCGAGGGAGCTACAGGGATCAGCTGCTGGTCAGCGAGGCGAGGTCTGGAGCAGCGCCACGTTGCCTATCTCGACACCCTGTATGCTCTCTCAGGCCGCTGCGTACTGCTGCGCAAGCTCCACAACGCCTCCACGGTCATCACTGCGCTCGACAGCCGAGACGCGATCCCAGATGATCTTGCCCCAGTGGTCATCCTCGATGCTTCCGGACGTGTCCGTGCCACCTACGCGCAATGGGAGAAGGCAACAGGGAAGCTCGTGCGACTACCTTCAGCGATCAAGAGCTATCGGAACCTCACTGTCCAAGTCATGGACAAGGGGGCAGGCAAGACCGCATGGGCAAAGCATGGCTGTTCTCTGGCTCAGGAAGTCGCCCTTCTGATCGATAGCAAGCCTGACGAAGAGTGGCTCGTGGTCTACCACAAGGCAGTCAGTAGCGGAGGTATCCCGGACCTGATCAGAGGGCTACTCAGCACGACCCCGGACCGTGTCAGCTTCCTCAACTGGGGCAGGCATCAGGGGACGAATGAGTTCCGACATGTCCAGAACGTCATCCTCGCTGGGGTCAACAACTACTCGGAGGTGGACTACGAAGTGATGACACGGTGCCACAGCCGCATCAGGAACGACGAGAAGGTCACCAAAGCCTCCGTCCAAGCGATGGAAGCAGGGGAACACATGCATCACATCCTGCAGGCGCTGTGCCGATCAGCAGTGCGACAGGGCAGTGCCTCCGAGTGTGGCCCTTGCAACGCTTACATCATCGCTCCGAAGCAATCTGGTATCCGTGATCTCATCCCTGTGGTCTTCCCCGGTTGCAAGGTCAGCACTTGGGAACCAGCCAAGGTGAAAGCCACAGGGAAGGTGCAGCAGGCTCTGACCTTTGCAGAGAGGCACTTCGAGGATCACCCGGATGAGGTCTTGCGGTTCACCGATCTACGGGCTGAGCTTGGTTATGATGCATCCAACTTCCGAGATCGCATCCGTAACCATTCGGTCTTCAAGGCTGGGCTGGAGGCTCTGGACCTCGAAGAGACCACCATCGGCAACTACCGCTACCGCAACGCTCTAGCCAAGAAGCCCCAGTCCTTTGGGTCAGTGGGCGGCTCCAGCTATCTCGCCGATGTTTGAGCCAGAAAAATGTGAGCGCCCTACCAATAAGCGGGGCGTTCGCAATACCCCCCCATGCACCTACAGCGGCACACGGCTGCAGCGATGACCATGGATCAGCGACGGCGACGGCAATGTGAGTACGCCCCCGGGAACCGCACAGACGCCTTGCTCGGGTCACCGTAGACCCTCCCGTAGACCACGCCGCGCCTGTTGACGAACAACCCCGACCTCGGATAGCCCTTGTTTTGCTGGAGCTACCAGCTGAAGTGACGCCTGCAGCGGGAACACAAGCCGCAAGACTAACCGTGTGGGGGCACCACTACCTTCCTAATGTCAAGCTATTTTTACTGCCTAATTTAACTTTAGGGAGTGTCTTCATGGGTTACATTCTGGATACATCAAACTCACAATCATCTATTCCTCACACGGTTATCCGTGGCAGGACCTACTACTTTCAGATGCGAGTGCCGAAGCAACATCAGCAAGTATACGGGCAATCTATTCGGGCTAGGCTGTCTGAGTGCGAGGACGAGGCACGTAATCTAGCTACGCATCTTTCCCATCTGCTAAAACAGTCATGGCAATCAAACACCAAAGTTAAGGTGTGCATTGATCAGGCTTTACGTTCTGTCCGTCCAGTCAAGGTAACTTTTGCTGCGATAGCTGATGAATACATCATCACGAGACAGGTTGATCACAAGTCTAGCATGGTAGCTGTCAGAGCTTTGCTAACCGTAGCTGGTGATCGTGCAGTTGAATCCTACAAACGAGACGATGCACGGGCTTTGATGGCTCACCTTCAGTCTGTTGGGAATAAGACTGCGACCATTAGAAGACGGTTCAACACTATTAGTGCTATTCTCAACTTTGCTTACCAAGAGCTAGAGATTGATAGACGTAACCCATTTGCCAAGATGACCATAATTGGTGAAGGGTTGGATGCAGCCAAAAGAGGGACGTTCACAGAACAGGAACTTCGTGATGGCTATCAACAATCAATGAACAGCATGACAGGGATACCGTTGCTGTTTCCGATGCTTGGTGAGACTGGTTGTCGTCTGGCTGAGATCGTTGGGTTGAGGGTAGGGGATGTCGAACTTGATGATCGTGTTTTACACATCCGTCCCAATGATAAACGAAGACTAAAGACTACTGGCTCAGAACGATCTTTGCCTCTGACGCAGACGGCTTGTTTTGCCCTAACAAAAGCACTCCAGCATTCAGATGATGAGTGGGTCTTCCCACGGTACATCAAAGAGGATGGTTGTTATGCCACTCATGCGAGTAATGCCTTAGCCAAGTGGACGAAGAGAAGATGGGGGCTGACTGCACATAGTCTTAGACACACGTTTAGAGACCGTCTCAGGGCTGCTGAGGTACCATTAGAGGCCATAGACCAGATCGGTGGCTGGTCCTCTGTCTCAAACATCGGCTCAAAGTATGGGCAGGGTTATTCGGTGGAGCACTTGAGGCAGTACATGGATAGGATTGCTATCACCTGACCCCAGTTAAACTCCCCGAGTAATAGAAGAAGTAAATTGGTGAGAGGGCTGGCTTATGTGCTGGCCCTTTTACATCTCCATGCTGGCTCAAAAGGGACCAGTAATACCCTGCTAGGATGACCGTAAGTAGTGGACCGTAAAAGTTGATAGTCCCCTCTCAGTCCCTCTTTACTACTCTTTTTCTCCATAAAATATTGACATACTGTTAAGTTTATGTTATAATATAACATATAGAGCGGGGTGAGTTTCCACTCTGCTTTACAAAAAACAAATCCCCAAAAACATACAAACATACAGGTGAGCAAATGCCCGTTTTTTCGGACTCGGATTCCGTCATGGACTCTAGTGACAACAATCAACCCAAAACATTCAAACAGTGGCAACAGCTGCGTCGTTCCAACCCATCAGGAATGAACGGCTACTACAGCACGAAGACCCAGCAGAAATTAATGCAGGACCGTCAGACTTTGGGGGATTCATTCTATGAATAGCCTCGAACTGCTAGAGCAGCTAGATCAAGCACGTGATGTGTTTCAGTCAGCAAACGTCCATCAGCAACATGAGATGGAAGGTATTCGTACAGAGCTTCGTCTACGTGGTTTGTTCTCATCCAAACAAATCAGGCCTTCCAGCATGGCGTATGAGTCAATCGTAGCAGTGCTCTTTATGCAAATGACACGGACAGGTCAGAAGCTAACCGTTCCACCGACTATTCTCAGCAATCCACACAAGTACTCGGTACCCACATCGTTACCGAGAGACTTAGCTGCAGCTGTGAAGGCCGACCTGCTCCTGCTGGAAGACAAGTGTACATACAGCCCTGCACTGCGTCTGCATCAGCTTGTCATAGGCACCTTGGCTAAGATCAATGGTGAGGATGCAGCATGACTGAACTTACATACCGTTCACTGCTCCGTACCCAGCAGCCCAATAAATACGAACGGCATGGGTACACACTCTATCGTTCAATGCAGACGGACCCTGAGTTCAAGCATGGTCTTCGTGCTTGGGTACAGTTTCCTAACGAGACAGAAGCAAGTCTCTGGAGAGAGGAAGGCTCATTAATGCGGAGCAAAGGGTCGTTTGAAGATCAAGCTTTGTTCACGGGGCTGTCGGCTTGGCTTCAGGCCATTGAGCTTGATCTGATCAAGCAATCCAACGAGGAGCAAAGTAATGCAGAATAACACACCTGCCCACATTAACTCTCTGGCTGAACTCGGCTCTTTTAGAACTTCCAACCCTGAAACGATCAAGATGGCAGATGGAACTGTACTCCGTCAGGTTACCAATAAAGAGTTCCTAGCTAAGGCAGAGGAAGATAATGCCTCGGACCATGTGATGGCAAGGCAGTCTGGAATGTCTGGATGGGTGACACGAGACAGTGGCCAACACGTAATGATTAAGCTGGCGACTGAAACTGCCTACGATCTTTCTGTCCCAGAGGATGGGCCAGTTGCACCATCAAACAGTGACACTGAATATGCTCCGGATGACCCAGAAGAGCTCAACTATGATGGTGAGTTCTCTGACCGTGACTTTGATCTGTTTGCTGATGTAGTCGGCAAGATCGAAAGCAATGGAGACTACACAGTCGTTGGTGGCTACAACGACCACTATCAAGGCAAGTACCAGTTCGGACGGCTTGCTCTCAAGGATGTTGGTATTGGGTTTAGTCAGGAAGCACGACAGGCGTTCTTGGGAGACCCTGAGTTGCAGGAAACAGCCTTCCAGTCTCTCACAATGCAGAACCATAAAACACTGACGAGGCTTTCTGCAAAGTACCGTCGGCTTAGCCAACGTGAACAGCTGGCCATTCTGGCTATGGCTCACAATGCAGGTGCGGGTGGGGCCTTAGAGTATCTTCGTACAGGCAAGGACACAGCTGATGGCTTTGGTACAGCTGGATCCAAGTACATCAATGCAGTCAGGTCAGCATTCCGAGGAGGTGAGGCA
Proteins encoded in this window:
- a CDS encoding restriction endonuclease subunit S; protein product: MSCIPERMQFTDLVVILRPTSKVQKSDYLPNGLLPVIDQGAGLIGGYTNDAGTRFPSVDPVIVFGDHTCRFKYVPFPFAAGADGTQVFRGKDGIDTRYLYFACQSLGLEHFGYQRHMKHLKVAEVPVWPLPTQQRIAAILSAYDDLIESNTRRIAIIEEMARRLYEEWFVHFRFPGHGEVEFEEGEAGVVPAGWPIVRLEEIVLVNPRTTVPREGFKPFVPMGSLSETNMTIGPIEERDGNSGTKFQNGDTLVARITPCLENGKTGFVNFLDEERPVAFGSTEFIVLRPLILAQHAIYCLARSHAFRDVAIKSMSGSEGRQRVRPESVKSFPIAKPPAVLLDRFEQIAQPMFAQVSALARTNANLRAQRDLLLPKLVSGEIDVSEAEEAIEAAE
- a CDS encoding class I SAM-dependent DNA methyltransferase, whose amino-acid sequence is MVNGDVEKRLWSAADQLWANTGLKPAEFSSPVLGLIFLRYAEKRFAEAEAKIGPIGSGNRRKISKADYDAEGVIFLRPEARFSHLQSLPEGSNIGKAVNEAMKAIEEDNPDLAGALPQTYTDLGNEVLVELLRLLAPIDLTGDAFGKVYEYFLGNFAMKEGQKGGVFYTPESIVKLIVEIIEPFHGRILDPACGSGGMFAMSADFVERHGKTANSEISIYGVEKDRTTVNLNKMNLAVHGLSGDVREANTYSDDIKKLFPRPFEDGGFDFVMANPPFNVSGVRKEELEGDWRFPFGVPSTDNANYLWIQLFHSSLDENGRAGFVMANSAGDARHSEQLIRQKLIETGDVDVIVSVGPNMFYTVTLPCTLWFFDKGKRGTERENSVLFLDARSFYHQIDRAHRDFLPEQIEFLANIVRLHRGEDIETEAGSSDLLAEHGLAEGYVDVPGICKIATRTEIEAQGWSLNPGRYVGASARGEEDVDFIERFEELNEELAQLNVEAAALEEQVAENVSLVLEATH
- a CDS encoding BRO family protein, with product MHDIASIFTTIKLGPLSVAAACFDGQLLFLTEHLLDRLKFDGLTLEAVFCSATAYDKAGKKHEVVTEEGLYFLLLQSDAKEARPFQNWVSQCVLPAVLLDRFYQVGEEKNGTHSHDVLDPKDEYGNVPEAFHSWLAEAVLPSIRRCGRFFTDLEELFDDQGLYHPSPKAVSKELELLVLRSGVGRKISRFHQQPSKRRFARVAKQFSALNDLTDPAT
- a CDS encoding site-specific integrase — translated: MGYILDTSNSQSSIPHTVIRGRTYYFQMRVPKQHQQVYGQSIRARLSECEDEARNLATHLSHLLKQSWQSNTKVKVCIDQALRSVRPVKVTFAAIADEYIITRQVDHKSSMVAVRALLTVAGDRAVESYKRDDARALMAHLQSVGNKTATIRRRFNTISAILNFAYQELEIDRRNPFAKMTIIGEGLDAAKRGTFTEQELRDGYQQSMNSMTGIPLLFPMLGETGCRLAEIVGLRVGDVELDDRVLHIRPNDKRRLKTTGSERSLPLTQTACFALTKALQHSDDEWVFPRYIKEDGCYATHASNALAKWTKRRWGLTAHSLRHTFRDRLRAAEVPLEAIDQIGGWSSVSNIGSKYGQGYSVEHLRQYMDRIAIT